One Candidatus Kryptobacter tengchongensis DNA segment encodes these proteins:
- a CDS encoding Cu+-exporting ATPase, producing the protein MSEKSKEIEKLKESKTVKIDIPIIGMTCASCVLKVQNNLLKLQGVKNATVNLVTGKATIEIEPDKKINPKEIIKSIKSIGYDVAIQKITFPVEGISSASSPHIENALSKLNGVINVLANPATENITVEFIPTLVSLDNIKEEIEKFGYKVPPLSEEEIELYDEIIRKNEYEDLKKRFILSAVLTGLILIDMLSHFVYHIQNRMLVNYILFILATPVIFYGGGKFFRSFIAGLRYLSMDMNTLIAIGTGSAYFYSVVATFYPQIFTSIGKAPDVYYEVSAVIITLILFGRLLESKAKAQTTEAIKKLSSLQPKTATLIRDGEEIIVPVKEIKTGDIILVKPGERIPVDGVIVEGYGSVDESIITGESMPVEKKPGDNVIGSTLNKAGSFRFKVTNVGKDTVLSKIIQLVKDAQATKPPVQKLADKVASVFVPIVIGIAVLTFLIWYLLGYGFTFALMNFVSVLIVACPCALGLATPTAIVVATGKSAEYGILIRNAQALEIANKVNIVVFDKTGTITYGKPEVTDIIKLGNIPENELLRLSASVERNSEHPLAEAIVRYARLRGLKLYEPKNFFSIPGQGVFANVDSSNVAVGNITFMRNLNIEMKNFERILDILTNEGKTPVFVAVDGKIVGVIAIADTIKHDVRETILNLKKLNIDVAILTGDNYKTAKAIANKIGVQKVFAEVLPDQKSEKIEELKNSGYIVAMVGDGVNDAPALAKADVGIAIGSGTDVASATADMILMKDDIKGVLQVIKLSAKTYKIIKQNLFWAFFYNLILIPIAAGILYPIAGILLKPVFASISMSFSSVFVVSNSLRIKKLKL; encoded by the coding sequence ATGAGCGAAAAAAGCAAGGAAATAGAAAAACTTAAAGAAAGCAAAACCGTAAAGATAGATATACCCATCATTGGGATGACATGTGCAAGCTGTGTTTTGAAAGTTCAAAACAACCTCTTAAAACTTCAAGGTGTTAAAAATGCAACTGTTAATCTTGTAACTGGAAAAGCAACGATTGAAATTGAACCAGATAAAAAGATAAATCCAAAGGAAATAATTAAATCAATAAAATCAATTGGTTATGATGTTGCGATACAAAAAATAACCTTTCCAGTTGAAGGAATTTCCTCCGCTTCATCCCCCCATATTGAAAACGCCCTCTCAAAATTAAACGGGGTTATAAATGTTTTAGCTAACCCCGCAACTGAAAATATAACTGTTGAATTTATCCCAACCCTTGTCTCGCTTGACAACATAAAAGAAGAGATAGAGAAGTTCGGATATAAAGTGCCACCACTTTCAGAGGAAGAGATAGAACTTTACGATGAGATAATCCGAAAAAATGAATATGAAGATTTAAAGAAACGCTTTATACTCAGTGCAGTCCTAACTGGCTTAATTCTTATTGATATGCTCTCGCATTTCGTTTATCACATTCAAAATAGGATGCTTGTTAACTATATTCTTTTCATCTTAGCAACTCCTGTTATTTTCTATGGCGGAGGGAAGTTTTTCAGAAGTTTCATTGCTGGACTTAGATATTTGTCTATGGATATGAACACATTAATAGCAATTGGAACTGGATCAGCATATTTTTACAGCGTTGTGGCTACATTTTATCCACAAATTTTTACATCAATTGGGAAAGCACCCGATGTTTATTATGAGGTTTCAGCAGTTATAATAACACTGATTTTGTTCGGACGGCTTCTTGAATCAAAAGCAAAAGCGCAAACAACTGAGGCGATAAAAAAACTTTCCTCACTCCAGCCCAAAACTGCAACACTTATCAGAGATGGAGAAGAGATAATTGTCCCAGTCAAAGAAATAAAAACTGGGGATATAATTCTCGTTAAACCCGGTGAAAGAATACCTGTTGACGGTGTGATAGTTGAAGGATATGGCTCGGTTGATGAATCAATAATCACAGGTGAAAGTATGCCTGTTGAGAAAAAACCCGGGGACAATGTAATAGGTTCAACACTTAATAAAGCTGGAAGCTTTAGGTTCAAGGTGACAAATGTTGGGAAAGATACTGTTCTTTCAAAGATAATTCAGCTTGTAAAAGATGCCCAAGCAACAAAACCACCTGTCCAAAAACTTGCTGATAAAGTCGCCTCAGTTTTTGTCCCCATTGTAATTGGGATAGCTGTTTTAACCTTTTTGATATGGTATCTCTTGGGATACGGTTTTACTTTTGCGCTCATGAATTTCGTTTCTGTTTTAATTGTTGCTTGTCCTTGTGCACTTGGGCTCGCAACACCAACCGCTATAGTTGTGGCAACTGGGAAATCTGCTGAATATGGAATTTTAATAAGAAACGCACAAGCACTTGAAATTGCAAATAAAGTCAACATCGTGGTTTTTGATAAAACTGGAACTATAACTTATGGGAAACCTGAGGTAACAGATATAATAAAACTTGGAAACATCCCAGAAAATGAACTTTTGAGACTTTCCGCTTCAGTTGAAAGGAATTCAGAGCACCCACTCGCAGAAGCAATAGTTAGATATGCAAGGCTAAGAGGTTTGAAGCTTTATGAACCTAAAAACTTCTTCTCAATTCCCGGGCAAGGTGTGTTTGCCAATGTTGATTCAAGCAATGTTGCTGTCGGAAATATAACATTTATGAGAAATTTAAACATTGAAATGAAAAACTTTGAGAGAATTCTTGATATTTTGACAAACGAAGGCAAAACCCCGGTATTTGTTGCGGTTGATGGTAAAATTGTTGGTGTAATTGCAATAGCGGATACAATAAAACATGATGTAAGGGAAACAATTCTAAACCTTAAAAAACTTAACATAGATGTTGCAATTTTAACCGGGGATAACTACAAGACAGCAAAAGCAATAGCAAATAAAATCGGCGTTCAAAAAGTTTTTGCTGAAGTTTTGCCAGATCAAAAATCCGAAAAGATAGAAGAACTTAAAAACTCTGGCTACATTGTTGCAATGGTTGGCGATGGAGTAAATGATGCCCCAGCACTTGCTAAAGCAGATGTAGGAATTGCAATCGGCTCAGGAACAGATGTTGCTTCCGCAACCGCAGATATGATTCTAATGAAAGATGATATCAAAGGAGTCCTGCAAGTGATAAAACTTTCTGCAAAAACCTATAAAATCATCAAACAAAATTTGTTCTGGGCTTTCTTTTATAACTTGATTTTAATCCCAATAGCAGCTGGGATTTTATACCCAATCGCTGGCATCCTCCTGAAGCCTGTCTTTGCCTCAATTTCCATGTCTTTCAGCTCAGTTTTCGTAGTGTCAAATTCCCTAAGAATTAAAAAATTAAAATTATGA